CTGACGCTCACCGGCAGCTCGACCGGCCCGGCGGAACGGCCCACATCGGACGGCTCGCCGATGCGGACCAGCGGGACCCCGCCGGGCCGGTGCGCCGGAACGAGTTCCGCCTCGGGGCGACCCAGCAGCGCGGCGGCGGCCCGCCGCAGCAGCCGGCCGGCCGAGGCCGGCCGATCGCCGGTGCCCCCGCCGACCCACACGTACACGGTGTCCCGATCGGGCACCGGTAGCTGGCTCACGGAAAGAGGTTAACGATGAGAGCCGAGGTCCGCACCTACGTCATCGAGCAGCTGGTCGACATGAACTACGACGTGGAGGAGATCGACGACGACACGACCCTGGGCCCGTCCGGGGTGGACCTGGAATCCCTCGCCCTCGCCGACCTGGCCGTCCGGATCGAGGACCGGTACGGGCTGACGTTCGCCGACGACGAGTCGGAGAAGCTGGCCCTGATGACCGTGGGCGAGTTCACCGCGATGGTCGCCGACCGGGTCGCCGGGGCGACGAGCGACCACTCCTGATGGCCGATCAGCCCGACCTGGGGCGAGCCGACCTGGTGACCATGCTCGCCGAACTGACCGACAGACCCGCCACCGACGTGCCCGAGCGGCTCGGCTCGATGGAGCTGGCCTGGCTCGTGCACCTGGTCGAGCAGCGCTACGACCGGCGGCTCGACCTCACCGACGACCAACTCGCCGGGATCCGCACCGTAGACGATGCCCTGGCGGTCTTCCGGACCTCGCTGACCGTCGCCGCCGATGGCTGACCGGAGCGGCGTCCAACTCACCGGTGTCCACGCGAGCAGCGCCCTCGGCCGCGGCGCCGAAGCGCAGCTCGCCGGGGTGCTCGCGGGGATCCCCACGTTCCGGCCGGTACGCCGGTTCGACACCTCCTCCCGCCGAGTCGACGCCGCCGCCACGTTGCCGGAGGTCGGCGACCTCGCCGACGAACTGGCCGAGGCGGTGGAGGCGGCCTGCCGGGCCGCCGCGCTCGACGCGGGACGCCGCGCCGAGTCGGTCCTGCTGCTCGCGGTGCACGGCGGGGCGAGGGTCCCGGCGCTGGGCGCCGGCCTCGCCGCCGCCACCGGGTTCCCGGGCGTCCGGACGTACACCACGGCGTGCGTCTCGGCGACCAGCGCGGTCGCCGACGCGGCGGCGCTGATCGGCCGTGGCGACGTCGAGCGGGCCGTGGTCGCCGCCGGCTACCTGGTCGAACCGGACCAGTACGCGCTCTTCGACGTCGGCCGGGCCCTCGCCACCGACGCGGCCGTCCGCCCGTTCAGCACCGGCCGTACCGGGCTGCTGCTCGGCGACGCGGTGGCGGCGGTGGTACTGGAGCGGGCCGGCCGCGCCCGACGGCCGGGCGCGGACCTGCTCGGCTGGGGCCGCGCCGGGGACGCCTTCCACCCGTGTCAACCGGATCCGACCGGGCGCGGGCTGGCCCGCGCGGT
The sequence above is a segment of the Micromonospora sp. WMMA1363 genome. Coding sequences within it:
- a CDS encoding acyl carrier protein, with product MRAEVRTYVIEQLVDMNYDVEEIDDDTTLGPSGVDLESLALADLAVRIEDRYGLTFADDESEKLALMTVGEFTAMVADRVAGATSDHS
- a CDS encoding acyl carrier protein, whose protein sequence is MADQPDLGRADLVTMLAELTDRPATDVPERLGSMELAWLVHLVEQRYDRRLDLTDDQLAGIRTVDDALAVFRTSLTVAADG
- a CDS encoding beta-ketoacyl synthase N-terminal-like domain-containing protein; the protein is MADRSGVQLTGVHASSALGRGAEAQLAGVLAGIPTFRPVRRFDTSSRRVDAAATLPEVGDLADELAEAVEAACRAAALDAGRRAESVLLLAVHGGARVPALGAGLAAATGFPGVRTYTTACVSATSAVADAAALIGRGDVERAVVAAGYLVEPDQYALFDVGRALATDAAVRPFSTGRTGLLLGDAVAAVVLERAGRARRPGADLLGWGRAGDAFHPCQPDPTGRGLARAVTAALRRAGLAPDEVGYLNANATGTGYSDAAEAAALRAALGPAAARTPVSSTKALHGHALEASGLLELVVTVLALQHGDLPVNAGWLGADPDCPLDVIRDTPRKPATRYALTLNSAFGGANTALLVGAG